A stretch of DNA from Bactrocera neohumeralis isolate Rockhampton chromosome 6, APGP_CSIRO_Bneo_wtdbg2-racon-allhic-juicebox.fasta_v2, whole genome shotgun sequence:
TTTTCTTTGCTATATGAGCCCGCGATTTCGCGTATCGCAGTTGCTGCTATGCGAAATCTACATCCCGAGCTTGTGGAGTCAGTTCAAAGTAAGGCACTTTTCAGTGTGCaagaagaagaactattggGAACTATAAAGAGTGTAAGTAGAAGAGATTTATACCATTAAATATGGTGTTGACTAAAGTTAAATTCTTTATAGACTGATAGCCCAAAACTGGAGCAGTTCCAGGATTTACTTGAAAAGAATGCCTCCCTTTTCTATAGCGCACGGACAGCTAAATCATTGCAGAATCATTGGCAAATGATGAAACAATATCAATTACTGCCAGATCAGGTGGTCAAGCCGCTACATATGAGCGATCAACCACTAAGTTTCTCCGATGCTGAGGATCTTATTCTGGACGCCGAACTGAATGATCAACGTGATGAAGCGCTGGAGATTGAGTTAGCGTTGACAGACCGTCAAAATAAACGTGAAATTCGTCTGTTGGAAAATGAATTAAGCCGTTGGAATGTTTTAGTGGACTCGGTCACAGGCGTCGCGCCACCAGAATTTGATGGTCAAACGCTAGCCGTGCTTAGGGGTCGCTTGGTGCGTTATTTAATGCGTTCGAAGGAGATCACTTTTGGTCGCTTTGTTGAGGACTCGCACGTAGATATCGATCTGTCTTTGGAGGGACCCGCATGTAAAATCTCACGACGTCAGGGCACAATTAAACTGCGCAGCAATGGTGATTTTTTCATTGCTAATGAAGGTAAACGACCTCTTTTCATTGATGGTGTGCCCTTGTTGACTGGAAATAAGACGCGACTCGCTAACAACTGTGTGGTCGAGGTAAATTGTAAATagtgaatatttttctttttaaacttaatttatgtGCTTCCAGATATGCAGCTTACGATTCGTGTTTTTGGTGAACTATGAGCTTATTAATGCTATAAGGCATGAGAGCGCGAAGACCACGGCCTCACTAAACTAGTGTTTAGCACATTTTTGAGCAGTTATTCATAAGATTACTATGTAATTTTCCCCTTTTGTGAATTCTAAATACACAACATATTTACCACTTTACTTAAGCTCTGTATATTTGTGTTGCGCTTAGTTTTATTTGAATTGGCATACCATGCTTAACCTctaaatttcttgaaaagtGGATGCACCGATCCTGCATTGCGCCTGCGCTGCTCATAGTAGATGGCGTCGTCACCGCCAGACATTGAACTAAGTCCGCCAGCACGTTTAGATGCTGCGCCACCACTAGGCCGATAACCGGGCTCACCCGGCACTTTTTCATCCTCGCAATCCAGATCTGAGGCGGACAATACTTGCTGCAAAAGTTGTGATTGTTCTTCGCGTGTTTTATACATCAGATCCGGATCAGTATCCATGCCACTCAGATGTGTAATCACTTTATAACTGTAGCCTTGATTAACCAAGAATCTTTGACGCTTGCGTGAGTAACTCATTTCCATGGTGTCCTGCGAGACGAGTGTGTAGAAGAAGGCGTTGTATTCCTCTGCAATTGCGCCCTTCTTTGCACGCAAAATACGTCCAAGACGTTGAGCTTCCTGACGACGCGAACCACCATGTGAGGATATCTGAATCAAAACATTAGCCTCGGGCAGATCAAAACTTGTATCCGCCACTTTCGACACGAAAATTGTGTTTACCTAAGGACATACAAAATTGAAATGAGGATAACttgttcatttatatacatacatatatatactttaataataattttacctTTTGATTGAATTTAAAGTTCTGCAAAATCTGTATTCGCTCATTTTGTGAGGTAGGACCATAAATGAACGGTTTATTCATCTTTATAGCATAGTGTTTCAGCGCAAACACATTATCCGAGAACACAATAGTCTTGTCACCGCGCTTTTCATGATATTTTATTAGGAACTGACAACTACGAAACTTCGATGGATTCATCACATAGAGCAACATTTTCTtcgatgtttttgttgttagatATTCGCGATAAAATTCTGGTGACATAGGACACCACACCTCAGCGCACTGTACCCTGGCAATGTAGCCCTTCTTTTGTAATTCTAACCAATTCGCTTCGTACAGTTTCGGTCCaataagaaaattcaaatcGGCGATTTTATCATCCTCACGCAAAAGCGTAGCTGTCAGACCCAATTTACAATGGGATTGTACAATTGTCAACACACGTCGGAACATTTTCGCCGGTATGGTGTGTACTTCATCGAGCACCATAATACCCCATTCCTGCTCTTGTAACCAGCGCATAGTTTGTTCTGCTTCCCATGAACGCTTCTGTGTATGCGTAATCATGGAATAAGTGGTCACTAGTATACCACAACCCATAGGCTTGTCTTTAGCTTCAGATGTAAAACGACAAATCATACTGTCATCGGCTGTGGACCACATTTTAAATTGCTGTTTCCATTGTTCGACCGAAACACCACTGTTGCATAGCACTAGAGCACGTTTGCGCACAGTGCAACAGGCTGTCACACCAACAAGAGATTTGCCAGCGCCGCAAGGCAACACAATCACACCGGATCTGGCACGGCCATTGCCAAACATTTTACGCAAACTTTTCTCTTGATATGGACGCAGCACCGCAGCTGGCTTCAAATCTATATTTATATCGGGATTATGTGTATCGTTGCGAAAGTCGTATTCAGCTAGTAAGGGATGTTCAATTTCAATGCAGCGTTTCTGTATGACTTCGATTTTTTCTTGATTCACTTCAAAGGACACGGTTTTTAAATTGGCCTCATCCTCGTCTTCTTCTTCGTTGTCAATTTTGTCGTAGAAGTTTGTAATATCTTCTGGTACAGCAGGAGTGCCATCAGGATTTGTTGTAGCTGCTGTTCCGGCAGCAGTAGCAGCATTGGGATCATTGTCAGTTGTCGATGTGGTGGCTGCGGTTTCACCTGGTGGTAATTTCGTGCCAAATTGTGTGATGGCTTTACCTTCTAATGTGCCTTGTATAAAACCTTCGCCTTCTTCGCGTTTTAAACGACATTGTTGAATTACTGGATCTTTCAAAAGCTTTTGTAATATATCGGGATGTGGTGATTCAATGAAATACCTACATTAAATCTTTTAATAGTCTCAAGTTATTTGTTAGCTCCAATTAATATGAACATACCTGTTGTGTTTCAGCACCAATTTCACTTTTCCATAGGATAAAGTACATAGTTTAATAAACTCAATAATACCTTCCGGAATTGATGTCTTGCTCAAACGTTTGAGGTATTCAATTATATCGTGTGTTTGTAATCCCACCGACACAGCTGCATATAAACTGTAAGCTGTTaatttatattcatgtatatgtTCTGGCCGACAGACAGGCTCGGAAATGGCTATTAGAAAGTCATGTGCATGTTTATAAACTGGCGAAAACGATTCCAAAAACACATGCCCATTTGGCGCAACCCACAATGGTCGATTTGTATGATCAGGCTTCAGTTCCATTTGTGCACGATAATCCTTGGCTCCATACTCGTCCGTCATAATGCCATCATCgtttgtttcaacatttttagaAGCAGCCACTGGCACTCCGTCTAACTCCGTAACACCGTCAGAAGGCAAAGAATCCCCATCTTCTACCAATTGCGTGAAAGCTTCATCTTCAGCACGACGTTTCTTCCCTGAAAATTaggcattaaaaatatataaaacaatacaACCCTTCACTTACCAAATTTATCTCCGGTAAATCTGTCCTTTCTTGATTTCTTTGGTGGGCCCATTACTTTaagttttgtataaatttcACAACAAACACTATTCTAATTGAAGTTTTGTTCGTTcagacatatttttaatattttcttggcAATCATAATCAAAACAGATGTCAAAAGTTAAAGAGTTACCAGATTATTTTATTAGAGTACTTATTGGTATTCACAATAATCACTTGTGGGCTGTTCATCATTTAAAAAGGTCTCACGCGCAGCCAGCCCTAACGATATTCATTATAGTAACTTAATTGTGCTATAACCATAAACAGCTGATATTTTCATTCGtagtttatgttttaatttcgaaaatcccaaataaagtaaataaaaagagCAGTGACGAAGAAATTTACTGTGTTGAAGTTCCATGCCAAATGGGAAAACCACCACAATTTAAAGTggtgaatttaaaataaattgtggcATCCTTATGAagttaagtttaaaatattggCAACCACTGAAAGCTGCTGTCAAAGTGATACGGATGTTGTGagcttatataaaaaaagtacaaaatgtaattaaaatttatagccGAAATAAATCAAAGAATATATGATGATTTTGTGGATTTATTATATCGAAAGTATATATTCTACTTTAAGCACCAAAAAGATGATAGGAGAAAGTGTATAATTAAGATTTATAAGCTTTAATTGATTCCAAACTATTATCGAATACTACATATACTTTGTTGTGCATAATTGTATTGATTTTCTAATGGCACGTTGTAAATGATGGACTTCTGGGTGCACTGGGAATGACCGTTATCTACCGCTGGCGTTATCAAGAATAGTTAAAAAGAAATGatacacaaatataaatgtgtgcatgtatttatatatgtacaagtaatTGTGGCAAATGTGGAGGTGGAACAACTTTGTGCTggatgcaaaaattaaatacttaaacatatacatatgtatgtaaacatacaAGTATTCAAAGCGACAATTAGAATAAGAAATCCAAATTGATATAATATATAGAATGTATTGCATATAACAGAgaaatatgcacatatatatgctATTCGCTTGTTCCTCACTCAATGGATTGCCTTGATTGAATTAATGATTAGTTTAATTTATATCTTTATCAAATGCACaaagaaaaaatggaattatggatataaattacaaaaaagcgATGAATTTAAACGTCGTGTAACGTTAAATCAgatttcacaaatataaaactgaaatattaATAATGCAGGAATGCAATAGTGAAGAGCGCGTTGAAAGCGCCAACTCTAGTCCTCGCTTACCCCACAAACACTTATCTATTTTGGGATTTTTGACAAAGCGTTCCAGTAAAATAGAGCCACATCCAAGAGATGGTGATTCTAAGAAACATGACAAATCAACGGACCATTTGCGTCCATCATCCGCATGTGGGCATTACCATGATAACACCAGTCATGATGTGACCTTCGCCAAGTGTTCAGCTGACCGTCAACGCTCACCTGTTTCTTCGCAAAAACaaaatggtttaaaaaataatagtgaTGCCTTAACAACGAAGAGTAAAACGCTACCAGCTCATGGCAATTATCTAGGACAAACATACAACAATAATGCTCTAAACTCCAATTCATATGCGCGTAGGCGTAGCACTGATGGCTCACAAAGCGATAGTGGCGCTGCTGAAGTGGTGCTGCGAAAGACAGTTAAATATCGTTCCCCGAATCATAATCGTTTCAGCCACCAATTTAGTTTATGTTGCAAAGCTGAAAAGAAACCCATGACACCGCCAGTAACAGTGCGTTACAACTCAATACCAGATCCAGCCAATACAACGCTCAAACGTGATAGTCAAACGTTATGTTGGAGTTTTATAGATAACACATCGGTTTCCCTACAGTCATCCGATGAAAATTCGTCCATGCAATTGCCAAAAGGTGATGcaaatttgacaaataaaattgCAAGAGTGAATTTAACCGAATGTTCCAGTGCACCAGAATCTCCAGTTACGGCTAAGGTGATGTTTACCTCTTCACATAGCAGTCCGTCAAATGTATCACTAAAAAGTGGTCAAAGTGAACAAGTGCCAACACATAATAATGATGGCGCACATTGTAGCGGTCCAATACGTCCATTAGCAGTTTCGGCTTGTCGTTCACGACTACGACTGAAGCTATATCCACCAGGCAAGGAGTTACCAACGTTGGAGCCTAAATTAAACGATGCGCCAGCCAACAACATAAAACGGGCAACAACACCACAACACATGTCTTCGCCAAATATTGCTATCCAGCCAGATATAGCGAGAGAATTGGAAACACACGAAGCACAAAATATGCGTTTCAGTTCGCATGAAAATATACAGATGCAACGATTGCAATCTAGTCAAGTAGGCTTAGCACGGCGTGCGCTGCTGAGTGCTCAAGTGCTAAGCTTAATACCCACGGATAAAGCACGAGAAAGGTAAACAACACATtaatactattttaaataaaatatttaacacttgaattgtttataattttgtttttgtaatcaaatttcaacagaAGTTTCATGGAGGGACACATGGGATCTTCAGCACTGCTGGGACCTGCGGAACTGGACcgcattttgccaaataaagaaattacaaTATTCGTGGGCACGTGGAATATGAATGGGCAAAATCCACCAAagtaatagaaataataaaaaaataaaaattttaaattacatgtCATTTGCATAGTTTTCAcgcacaatttttaatttcaggcaAATGAATGACTTTGTACTGCCATTAACTGTGGAGCATGTGCCCGACGTGGTCGCTATGGGCACACAAGAATCCAGTCCCGATCGTTTCGAATGGGAAGTGACAATACAAGAGACCCTAGGACCATCGCACGTACTTTTCTATTCAACTAACTTAGGCACACTGCATTTGGCTATTTACATGCGTCGAGATCTTATTTGGTATTGCTCAGCGCCAGAGGATGCCTCCTTTTCTGTGCGTACCGGCACTGCTTTTCGTACGAAAGGCGCCGTCGCTATATCCTTTTGTATCTTCGGTACATCAATGCTATTCGTTACATCACACTTGACAGCTCATCAGCAGAAAGTCAAAGAACGCGTGTCCGATGTGAAACGCATTATACATGCGCTtgatttgccaaaaaatttaaatttacgtCATAAAAATAAGGATGTAACACAGAATTTCGATAATGTCTTTTGGTGTGGTGACCTCAATTTTCGTCTTGGTGAACCGCGTGAAAAACTCTTGGAATGgattcaaaatacaaaatttccacTACCCTCACACTTGCCACACGGCTATATGCATACCGATCAATTATCATCAGTTTTGGCAGACGGCGCTGCTTTTCGTGGTTTTATGGAAGCGAATATAACATTTCCGCCAACATATAAGGTATGTCTTAATagctttgaaattttatgaaaattgtatgcaaactttatgcttttttttGCTTGTTAATTTTAGTATGATCCTGGCACTCAACATTTCGATACGTCATCCAAACAACGCGCTCCCGCATATACCGATCGCATTCTCTATAAGTACAGACAGTCACAGGGTTTGGGCATACGTCGTGGCAGTACGATTGCGTCAGGTGTAAACGCTCCACAGCCATATGTGCAGTGTTTGCTGTATGATTCTGTGCCATCTATAACAACTTCGGATCACAAACCGGTGTGGGCATTGTTCAAAACACAGATTCGCGCGGGCACCGATTCGtaagtttcatttttttttgtcaaattttattattcattatcgcttgaacagggtataataagtttgCCTCGAAGTTTAAAACACTTAGAAGGAAGCGTAGTAGACCCcacttatattattatgtacTTTTTATACTAATTTGTACACATTCGTTTTGCAGTATTCCATTGGCGGCTGGTCTATTCCATC
This window harbors:
- the LOC126762426 gene encoding inositol polyphosphate 5-phosphatase E; this translates as MQECNSEERVESANSSPRLPHKHLSILGFLTKRSSKIEPHPRDGDSKKHDKSTDHLRPSSACGHYHDNTSHDVTFAKCSADRQRSPVSSQKQNGLKNNSDALTTKSKTLPAHGNYLGQTYNNNALNSNSYARRRSTDGSQSDSGAAEVVLRKTVKYRSPNHNRFSHQFSLCCKAEKKPMTPPVTVRYNSIPDPANTTLKRDSQTLCWSFIDNTSVSLQSSDENSSMQLPKGDANLTNKIARVNLTECSSAPESPVTAKVMFTSSHSSPSNVSLKSGQSEQVPTHNNDGAHCSGPIRPLAVSACRSRLRLKLYPPGKELPTLEPKLNDAPANNIKRATTPQHMSSPNIAIQPDIARELETHEAQNMRFSSHENIQMQRLQSSQVGLARRALLSAQVLSLIPTDKARERSFMEGHMGSSALLGPAELDRILPNKEITIFVGTWNMNGQNPPKQMNDFVLPLTVEHVPDVVAMGTQESSPDRFEWEVTIQETLGPSHVLFYSTNLGTLHLAIYMRRDLIWYCSAPEDASFSVRTGTAFRTKGAVAISFCIFGTSMLFVTSHLTAHQQKVKERVSDVKRIIHALDLPKNLNLRHKNKDVTQNFDNVFWCGDLNFRLGEPREKLLEWIQNTKFPLPSHLPHGYMHTDQLSSVLADGAAFRGFMEANITFPPTYKYDPGTQHFDTSSKQRAPAYTDRILYKYRQSQGLGIRRGSTIASGVNAPQPYVQCLLYDSVPSITTSDHKPVWALFKTQIRAGTDSIPLAAGLFHRDIYLEGMKRRLNNQYSGSSAVCAIQ
- the LOC126762425 gene encoding general transcription and DNA repair factor IIH helicase subunit XPB, giving the protein MGPPKKSRKDRFTGDKFGKKRRAEDEAFTQLVEDGDSLPSDGVTELDGVPVAASKNVETNDDGIMTDEYGAKDYRAQMELKPDHTNRPLWVAPNGHVFLESFSPVYKHAHDFLIAISEPVCRPEHIHEYKLTAYSLYAAVSVGLQTHDIIEYLKRLSKTSIPEGIIEFIKLCTLSYGKVKLVLKHNRYFIESPHPDILQKLLKDPVIQQCRLKREEGEGFIQGTLEGKAITQFGTKLPPGETAATTSTTDNDPNAATAAGTAATTNPDGTPAVPEDITNFYDKIDNEEEDEDEANLKTVSFEVNQEKIEVIQKRCIEIEHPLLAEYDFRNDTHNPDINIDLKPAAVLRPYQEKSLRKMFGNGRARSGVIVLPCGAGKSLVGVTACCTVRKRALVLCNSGVSVEQWKQQFKMWSTADDSMICRFTSEAKDKPMGCGILVTTYSMITHTQKRSWEAEQTMRWLQEQEWGIMVLDEVHTIPAKMFRRVLTIVQSHCKLGLTATLLREDDKIADLNFLIGPKLYEANWLELQKKGYIARVQCAEVWCPMSPEFYREYLTTKTSKKMLLYVMNPSKFRSCQFLIKYHEKRGDKTIVFSDNVFALKHYAIKMNKPFIYGPTSQNERIQILQNFKFNQKVNTIFVSKVADTSFDLPEANVLIQISSHGGSRRQEAQRLGRILRAKKGAIAEEYNAFFYTLVSQDTMEMSYSRKRQRFLVNQGYSYKVITHLSGMDTDPDLMYKTREEQSQLLQQVLSASDLDCEDEKVPGEPGYRPSGGAASKRAGGLSSMSGGDDAIYYEQRRRNAGSVHPLFKKFRG
- the LOC126762431 gene encoding microspherule protein 1, which encodes MDTNATPTKTSAQKTKEKTSLSAPTTTATTTTSNQISTTGTPLQNLPIELQNDQKRRSSSRSIKRKRFDDEIVEYSIGFPQSRGEPKVGRQRTTSQTSAQTQSLSTAVLQAPTPANSNLEVSTFIRETPTSTSAPNTNNGNISLAGASTPLPPVHPTTTVKQTSPSMERALAAHVTDKRRPPRSNNKKSKKTGRPPSQITTKDLGRWKPIDDLALIIGIQQTNDLRMVHRGVKFSCKFTLQELQSRWFSLLYEPAISRIAVAAMRNLHPELVESVQSKALFSVQEEELLGTIKSTDSPKLEQFQDLLEKNASLFYSARTAKSLQNHWQMMKQYQLLPDQVVKPLHMSDQPLSFSDAEDLILDAELNDQRDEALEIELALTDRQNKREIRLLENELSRWNVLVDSVTGVAPPEFDGQTLAVLRGRLVRYLMRSKEITFGRFVEDSHVDIDLSLEGPACKISRRQGTIKLRSNGDFFIANEGKRPLFIDGVPLLTGNKTRLANNCVVEICSLRFVFLVNYELINAIRHESAKTTASLN